Within the Leishmania donovani BPK282A1 complete genome, chromosome 6 genome, the region GCGAGCGTGAGTGAGCCAAGGAGGTTGACTCAGCCGCCCTACTGGCTGTGCATGATGCTCTGTCACGCGAACACCCGATGGCGCGACGCTAGCGTCGACCACGAGCGCTTGCCAGTGAGCAGTGTGGGCAGTAGCACAAAGAGATCGCATGATATGTACTTTCGTCTGCGGGGCGATGTCACAGCCCTAAGGTCAGAGAactgcagcgcgcagcggccCTGCTTCAAAACAGAAAAGCATTATGCACtggtttttttttgctgtcCATCTCCTCTGGCACGGCGCGCAGTATGTTGTCAGCAACTTCAGGCTCTCCGCCTTCCGTGTAGTGGGCTGCCTAAAACACCCCACAAAGAAGTCAGATTTCAGAAAATCTACAGAGCCGATCGCATACCAGTGATTATTCTTCATTCTGTTTGTTGATAGTGAGCCGGAGCTTTCCAATAAAACGGGAGCTTGTggtacgcacacgcacgcacacacaggcaaaAACAAAGAGATAGGAGCCGGAAAGTGGCGTTGCATCAACATTTTTTGTTGCTTTTTCGGTTTGTTACTTGTCCTTGCGGGCCTGGATGTTGATCTTCTGCTGCGATCCGGAAGAAATGCCGGCTATAGAGCTGTGATCCTGCTTCTTGAACTTAGGCAACCAATTCAGCTGGAACCATTCGATCGTATCGTTCCAGCCATCCCCAAAAGGAATGATGGGTTGAAACTCGAGATCGCGCTTGGCCGCGTCGACCCGAAACCAGCGATTCATCGTGAGAACAAAGACGTTGAAGACGTTGAGCTTGAACGTTGTCCCCATCACCCACCCTGCCAGTTCCGCGAAAAGCGCTGCAATATAGAGGAACCAGAACGGGTAGTGAACTTTGTTCATGATGGATCCAAACCCCATCCTCACGATAGCCTTATCGAGCTCCTTCCAGAAAATGCAGTACGCCGCCGGCTCAGGATGCGTGTCAGCATCGGTCACAATGTAGAACCGCCCAAGGTACGGCGAATTCTTGTACAACTGCTTCTCCGCAATGATGAGGCCATGACAGTAGTTGTCCACGTGGGTGAAGCAGATGCGGTTGTCGCCTTTGCCGAAGACGCGCAGCTTACCTGTACCCGCAGCCTCCAGCATGTTGGGCAAAAACAGGTTGTCGCGTGGGCCATACACCTGATGCGGAGCGACCGCAATAGACCAGAAGTCGTCGTCGATGGACTCCCGCATCGCCATTTCGCCCTCCGCCTTTGTCTGTGCATACATTTGCATGTAACGCTCAAGCGGCAGTTTCGGCATTTCATCCTCGGTAAGCCCGTCGACGTTGGGGCGGTGGAAGAGACTACCGTTGAACCGAGTCGAAGGCGATGAGCTGAAAATCATCTTCTTCACACCGTGCTCCTTGCAGGCGCGGATCACGTTCACCGTGCCCCCATAATTGACACGCCTGTACAAGTCGTGTGGGTGAAAAGGccccacagcagctgcaaggTGCCAAACGCAGTCACTCCCCTCTATGGCTGCCGAAACATCAGAGTAGGACGTAATATCCCCAACAACGTATTCGATCGCCGGGTGGTCCCAGACACCAATAGCCTTTTCTTTTGGAACTATATCAAAGCACACTACCTTCTCGGCGCCTCGTTCGACTAGCATCTCCACCAAACGAGTTCCCACGAACCCCGTTCCCCCAGTTACCACGCATTTCTTTGGAACCGGGGGGTAGCTCTGgctcgccgccctcttctgCTCAGGTGAAAGCAGCGGATTCAGTTCTTTCGGCGGCATTGAAGATTCTGAAAAGGCCTTGACTTGATTGCCTGGATTTAACAGGCCTTTTGATGCACAACAACACTATTGTTCTGGTGCAAGCGATAGAAAGACTATTTAAaaagagcagcaccgccgatAAAAATCAAGCAGCCGATgggaaaaagaaagaaacaaaGTTATGACAGTTCTTTCACCACTCCTTTCCGACTCTGGAAGCTTGCCGATTTGGTTGTGCatgagagaaggaaaagaaatgAAATTAAGTGCACATGCGTGCAATGCAAAGCAAATAAGAAATACAGTGCTAGAAGTAGCTACAAAAAGCGAGACAGCTCTCATGCCGCTGTTGTTTGCGCTACAAGGCAGGAAAAAACACTGACAAGCCCTGTGGGATACAAAGCGCTTCTTGCAAGATTCGCTTCGTACCACTTCACCGCCCTGCGTTCAGCAGTAAAATGGCGAAAATAGTGAAAATAGCCGTTATCATTTGTTGCTTTTGTtcgtttgtttgttttttaTTACTATTTTTGTGTTTCACATGAAAAACAACATAAATCCAAGAACAATGCTTGCACAGTCAACAAGAGTGGACAAAATCATGCCGCATCTTCCCTCCACTTGCAGCATAGCCTTTCTAGTGTCACCAGCGCATCAGTGTCAGTTTTTTCAAGCATGTTGGTCACAGCAGACTTGACAGGAATAAAGCAAGGC harbors:
- a CDS encoding NAD(p)-dependent steroid dehydrogenase-like protein, giving the protein MPPKELNPLLSPEQKRAASQSYPPVPKKCVVTGGTGFVGTRLVEMLVERGAEKVVCFDIVPKEKAIGVWDHPAIEYVVGDITSYSDVSAAIEGSDCVWHLAAAVGPFHPHDLYRRVNYGGTVNVIRACKEHGVKKMIFSSSPSTRFNGSLFHRPNVDGLTEDEMPKLPLERYMQMYAQTKAEGEMAMRESIDDDFWSIAVAPHQVYGPRDNLFLPNMLEAAGTGKLRVFGKGDNRICFTHVDNYCHGLIIAEKQLYKNSPYLGRFYIVTDADTHPEPAAYCIFWKELDKAIVRMGFGSIMNKVHYPFWFLYIAALFAELAGWVMGTTFKLNVFNVFVLTMNRWFRVDAAKRDLEFQPIIPFGDGWNDTIEWFQLNWLPKFKKQDHSSIAGISSGSQQKINIQARKDK